The Natator depressus isolate rNatDep1 chromosome 8, rNatDep2.hap1, whole genome shotgun sequence genome window below encodes:
- the STXBP3 gene encoding syntaxin-binding protein 3 isoform X2, with translation MAPAAVGAVSGERGLRSLVWQKLKLSVFDDCRKEEEWKIIILDEFTTKLLSSCGKMTDLLAEGITAVENVYKNREPVPHMKAIYFITPTEKSVDGLINDFVSKSSSKYKAAYVYFTDFCPDILFNKMKSSCSWAIRRCKEINVSFLPYESQVFTLDVPDAFFCCYCPTVEKAKGKDAVMEAMAEQIVTLCATLDENPGVRYKSKPLDNASKLAELVEKKLENYYKIDERSQIKGKTHSQLLIIDRGFDPVSTVLHELTFQAMAYDLLPIENDTYKYKTDGPSGKEREAILEEEDELWVKIRHKHIADVLEEIPKLLKEVSSKRKATEEKLSLSNLAQLMKKMPHFRKQITKQVVHLNIAEDCMSKFKSSIEKLCKTEQDLALGTDAEGQKVKDSMRVLLPVLLNKNHDSYDKIRAILLYIFSTNGTTQENLDKLIQNVQIESDSDMIKNWEYLGVPVVVSSASQQRRQSRKDRSSEETFQLSRWTPVIKDVMEDAIENKLDSKEWPYFSQCPAAWNGSGAVSARQKSRTSYLDDRKSGSKLIVFVIGGITYSEMRSAYEVSQAYKSCEVVIGSTHILTPRRLLDDVKTLNKPKDTFCIKDEEKL, from the exons agcTAAAATTATCAGTATTTGATGATTGTAGGAAGGAAGAAGAATGGAAG ATAATTATTTTAGACGAGTTTACCACTAAACTACTGTCGTCATGTGGCAAAATGACTGATTTACTGGCAGAAGGCATTACTG CTGTGGAGAATGTTTATAAAAACCGTGAACCTGTCCCACACATGAAGGCAATTTATTTCATCACTCCAACCGAGAAG TCTGTAGATGGGCTTATAAATGACTTTGTAAGTAAATCATCCAGCAAGTACAAAGCAGCATATGTCTACTTCACTGACT TTTGCCCTGACATTCTCTTTAATAAAATGAAGTCCTCCTGCTCATGGGCTATAAGAAGGTGCAAAGAAATAAATGTTTCCTTCTTGCCATATGAATCTCAG GTATTTACTCTCGATGTCCCAGATGCATTCTTCTGCTGTTACTGTCCAACTGTGGAAAAGGCAAAGGGTAAAGATGCCGTCATGGAAGCAATGGCTGAACAAATTGTTACATTATGTGCAACTTTAGATGAAAACCCAGGAGTAAGATATAAAAG caAGCCATTGGATAATGCCAGCAAACTTGCAGAGCTAGTTGAAAAGAAGCTTGAAAACTACTATAAAATTGATGAGAGAAGCCAGATAAAG GGTAAAACCCACTCCCAGCTGTTAATAATCGATCGTGGCTTTGACCCTGTGTCTACTgtactccatgaacttaccttCCAAGCAATGGCGTATGATCTGCTACCAATTGAAAATGATACATACAA ATATAAAACAGATGGACCCAGTGGAAAGGAAAGGGAGGCAattctggaggaggaggatgagctctGGGTGAAAATTCGGCACAAGCATATTGCAGATGTGTTAGA GGAAATTCCAAAACTTTTGAAAGAAGTTTCATCAAAGAGAAAAGCAACAGAAGAAAAA TTATCACTAAGTAATCTGGCCCAGCTAATGAAAAAGATGCCCCACTTCCGTAAACAGATTACCAAG CAAGTAGTCCATCTTAACATAGCAGAAGATTGCATGAGTAAGTTTAAATCCAGTATAGAAAAGCTGTGCAAAACTGAACAG GATTTAGCTCTTGGAACTGATGCAGAGGGCCAAAAAGTGAAAGACTCAATGAGAGTCCTCCTTCCAGTTCTACTCAACAAAAACCATGACTCTTATGATAAAATAAGAGCTATCCTCCTTTATATCTTCAGCACAAATG GAACTACACAAGAGAATTTGGACAAACTGATCCAGAATGTACAAATAGAAAGTGACAGCGACATGATAAAAAATTGGGAATACCTTGGTGTACCTGTTGTGGTCTCG tCTGCTTCTCAGCAACGTAGACAATCAAGGAAGGACCGCTCTTCAGAAGAAACATTTCAGCTTTCTAGATGGACACCTGTTATCAAAGATGTTATGGAG GATGCTATAGAAAACAAATTAGATTCAAAAGAATGGCCTTACTTTTCCCAGTGCCCTGCAGCCTGGAATGGTTCAGGGGCAGTAAG CGCTCGCCAGAAGTCCAGGACTAGTTACCTGGATGACCGAAAGAGTGGTTCAAAGCTGATCGTTTTTGTAATTGGAGGCATCACATACTCTGAGATGCGCAGTGCTTATGAAGTTTCTCAAGCCTACAAATCTTGTGAAGTTGTTATTG GCTCCACTCATATTTTGACACCCAGAAGACTGCTGGATGATGTAAAGACGCTTAATAAACCAAAGGATACATTTTGCATTAAGGATGAAGAGAAACTGTAA
- the STXBP3 gene encoding syntaxin-binding protein 3 isoform X1 has protein sequence MTDLLAEGITAVENVYKNREPVPHMKAIYFITPTEKSVDGLINDFVSKSSSKYKAAYVYFTDFCPDILFNKMKSSCSWAIRRCKEINVSFLPYESQVFTLDVPDAFFCCYCPTVEKAKGKDAVMEAMAEQIVTLCATLDENPGVRYKSKPLDNASKLAELVEKKLENYYKIDERSQIKGKTHSQLLIIDRGFDPVSTVLHELTFQAMAYDLLPIENDTYKYKTDGPSGKEREAILEEEDELWVKIRHKHIADVLEEIPKLLKEVSSKRKATEEKLSLSNLAQLMKKMPHFRKQITKQVVHLNIAEDCMSKFKSSIEKLCKTEQDLALGTDAEGQKVKDSMRVLLPVLLNKNHDSYDKIRAILLYIFSTNGTTQENLDKLIQNVQIESDSDMIKNWEYLGVPVVVSSASQQRRQSRKDRSSEETFQLSRWTPVIKDVMEDAIENKLDSKEWPYFSQCPAAWNGSGAVSARQKSRTSYLDDRKSGSKLIVFVIGGITYSEMRSAYEVSQAYKSCEVVIGSTHILTPRRLLDDVKTLNKPKDTFCIKDEEKL, from the exons ATGACTGATTTACTGGCAGAAGGCATTACTG CTGTGGAGAATGTTTATAAAAACCGTGAACCTGTCCCACACATGAAGGCAATTTATTTCATCACTCCAACCGAGAAG TCTGTAGATGGGCTTATAAATGACTTTGTAAGTAAATCATCCAGCAAGTACAAAGCAGCATATGTCTACTTCACTGACT TTTGCCCTGACATTCTCTTTAATAAAATGAAGTCCTCCTGCTCATGGGCTATAAGAAGGTGCAAAGAAATAAATGTTTCCTTCTTGCCATATGAATCTCAG GTATTTACTCTCGATGTCCCAGATGCATTCTTCTGCTGTTACTGTCCAACTGTGGAAAAGGCAAAGGGTAAAGATGCCGTCATGGAAGCAATGGCTGAACAAATTGTTACATTATGTGCAACTTTAGATGAAAACCCAGGAGTAAGATATAAAAG caAGCCATTGGATAATGCCAGCAAACTTGCAGAGCTAGTTGAAAAGAAGCTTGAAAACTACTATAAAATTGATGAGAGAAGCCAGATAAAG GGTAAAACCCACTCCCAGCTGTTAATAATCGATCGTGGCTTTGACCCTGTGTCTACTgtactccatgaacttaccttCCAAGCAATGGCGTATGATCTGCTACCAATTGAAAATGATACATACAA ATATAAAACAGATGGACCCAGTGGAAAGGAAAGGGAGGCAattctggaggaggaggatgagctctGGGTGAAAATTCGGCACAAGCATATTGCAGATGTGTTAGA GGAAATTCCAAAACTTTTGAAAGAAGTTTCATCAAAGAGAAAAGCAACAGAAGAAAAA TTATCACTAAGTAATCTGGCCCAGCTAATGAAAAAGATGCCCCACTTCCGTAAACAGATTACCAAG CAAGTAGTCCATCTTAACATAGCAGAAGATTGCATGAGTAAGTTTAAATCCAGTATAGAAAAGCTGTGCAAAACTGAACAG GATTTAGCTCTTGGAACTGATGCAGAGGGCCAAAAAGTGAAAGACTCAATGAGAGTCCTCCTTCCAGTTCTACTCAACAAAAACCATGACTCTTATGATAAAATAAGAGCTATCCTCCTTTATATCTTCAGCACAAATG GAACTACACAAGAGAATTTGGACAAACTGATCCAGAATGTACAAATAGAAAGTGACAGCGACATGATAAAAAATTGGGAATACCTTGGTGTACCTGTTGTGGTCTCG tCTGCTTCTCAGCAACGTAGACAATCAAGGAAGGACCGCTCTTCAGAAGAAACATTTCAGCTTTCTAGATGGACACCTGTTATCAAAGATGTTATGGAG GATGCTATAGAAAACAAATTAGATTCAAAAGAATGGCCTTACTTTTCCCAGTGCCCTGCAGCCTGGAATGGTTCAGGGGCAGTAAG CGCTCGCCAGAAGTCCAGGACTAGTTACCTGGATGACCGAAAGAGTGGTTCAAAGCTGATCGTTTTTGTAATTGGAGGCATCACATACTCTGAGATGCGCAGTGCTTATGAAGTTTCTCAAGCCTACAAATCTTGTGAAGTTGTTATTG GCTCCACTCATATTTTGACACCCAGAAGACTGCTGGATGATGTAAAGACGCTTAATAAACCAAAGGATACATTTTGCATTAAGGATGAAGAGAAACTGTAA